The genomic DNA GCGCGATGTCGTCCGCGAGCTCGCCGGGACCGAAGAGCGAAAGCACCGCGAAGTTCAAGAGAATGAGAAGGGCGTAGAGGAAGACGGAAATCCAGCGCCCCTTCTTCCTCCACGCGCGCCGGCGCGCTGAAGACGAGACGAAGGCCGGATTCCGCGGAGTCCCTTCCTCGTGGGATCGGAAGGAAGCTCTCCCGCTCGACACGGCACCTCTCCAACAAGCGACCTTGGTCGGTCTCTTCGTACGCGCTCAGCATACACCTCCAGCGGGATCCCTCGCGAGCCTTTTCGCGTTCCATGCGATCGGACAAGCAGACGGCGGGAGCGTCCGGAAAGGAGGAAGGGCGCGCCCCCGCGAGAGGACGCGCCCGGTGGTTTTGAAAACCGAGGATCAGTGCGTTGGGCGATAGTACGGGTTCTTCCCGCCGGCGTGATCGGTCGTGTCGATGACGGCGCGGATCGACGGGATCTTCTCCTTGATCATCCGCTCGATCCCCTGCTTCAGCGTCACGTTCGCCATGCCGCATCCCTGGCAACCGCCTCCGAGGCGGACGAACACGTTGCCGTCCTTCACGTCGAGGATCTCGACGTGCCCGCCGTGCCCGGAGAGGGCCGGGTTGATCGCGCTCTCGACGAGCTCCATCACCGCGCGGCCGTTCTCCGGATCGGACCAGACGACCGGGTTCGGGTTGTTGAAGACAAACCCTCCCCCGGAAGCATCCTCGACATACCCCCGGAAGCATCCTCGACATAGTCGATCGTCGTCCCGCCGAGGAGCGGCGCGCTGAGGGGGTCGACATACGCCTTGAAGCCCCCCGCGTCGACGGACATGTCGTCGCCGGCCTCCCCTCCCGGCTCGACCCACGAGAGCTCGTGTCGATAGCCTTCGATGTGCCGGCCCGCGATTCGCACCCGAATCCCGCAGTCCGTCTTCTCCTGCGTCTTCATGATGGCGAGAATCCGCTCGCGCGCCGCATCGCTGAACGTGACCATTCGCATACTCCCTTTGTCCATGAACGATTGTTTTCCTTCGTCCCGACCCGATCGAGCGCGAGCCGAACGATTGTTTTCCTTCGTCCCGACCCGATCGAGCGCGAGCCCGCGAACGAAAGCTCCTTTCCAATAATATACCGCCCCGCCCGACCGGCGCAAGCGGCTCGCCGCGATCGGTCGCTGGCCGGGCTTTCGGGCGGAGGAGAACGTCAGGGGACCGTCGCGGCGGGGAACGAAAGCCCGCTCGCGCCCTGCGCCGGCGTGGAAAGCATCGCCGGAGGGGGCGCCATCTCTCCCCGCACCCGAAAAACCCTCCTTTGAAGGCTCTTGCACGCGCAGATGGGGACCTATCGGAAGAGCGATTCTACCGATGTCCGTACGTACTCGCCCTGCCCCGATGGCGGATCGGAGAGTTTGCTGACGCTGGACAGAGGGGCGGCTACGAGAGGAGCGATGCGGGCAGGGTCGCGGTGCCGGGCTTGGTGATCGCGGCGTGGGCGGCTCGGAGCACGTAGTTTTTCGGCTCGACGCCGGCGAGCTTCGCGGATTTGAAGAGGGAGTAGAAGAGAGCGGCGACCTCGGTGCCGCGTCGGGAGCGGGAGCCGTAGTGGTTTTTGCGTCCCACGGCAACCCCACGGAGAGCCCGCTCGACGGCGTTGTTGTCGAGCGGGATGTTCGGGTCCTTCAGGAACGCAGTGAGTCCTGTCCAGAGGCCGAGCATGTAGTCGATGGCCTGGCCGAGCCCGCTTCGGAGAAGCGGTCTCTGCGCGAGCGCCCAGTCCCGGATCCGGTGAACGATCTCCTTCGATCGGGTGTTGCGGAGCTCCGCGCGAAGGCGCCGCGCTTCCTCGTTCCCGTTTGGGCTCGGGACGATCTCCTCGACGGCGTAGAGCTCGCGGAGAAGATCGAGCATCTCCTTCGACTCGGCCGGGTAGTTCTCTTCGATCTCAACGAATTTTCTTCGGACATGCGCCCAGCAGTGGACGAGCCGGAACGAAGGACCGGCGCGTGTGAGCGCGTTGTAGGCTCCGTACGCATCCGCCATCACGATCCCGCGATAGCCGCCGAGGACTTCGGATGCGGCCGCCTTCGACCGGCTATCCAAAATCGCGTAGGCGGCGAGCTCTCCGTTCGTGAGCGCCCAGACCCACCACCTCTTCGGATGACCGCCCATCAAGCGCCACGGAGTCTCGTCCGCTCCGACGACAGCCGACTCCAGCACGGTGTGCCGGATCGCCTGAACCGTCGGCGCTAGGTGATGCGCCAAGAGGTTCGTCTGGTCCCAGAGCGTCTGCGAGTCGATCGCGAGGCCCTCGCGACGAAGGATCCTTGCCTGTCGCTCGAGAGGCAAGTGATCGAGGAACTTCGACGCCGCGAACTCCACCGGCCCCGGTCCTCCCGCGGCCGACGGGTCGGAACTCCGGTCGCCCTACGGGCTCCCTCCGTTCCGACCCGCTCCGTCCCACTCTTGTTGGTCTCCATGGACTCCTCCTCCCCAAGAACTCACCCCATCATCCCCCCAAACCCCTGTCCAAGGAAACCGGGAACCGATCCAGCCTCGCGGTCCCCCGGCATCCTCGGTTCTCTCGCCGGGCCGCCTCTCGAAATCGACGCGCTCGTCCGTCCATCGCTCGCCCTCCTCTCGAAGGCACACGATGACCGAACTCTATGCAGCTTGACTAGACGGGGTCAGGCGAGGAGTTACGAAATAGGTATCGTGTCCCCAGAATACAAGAAAACCACGTGCACATCACGAAGGGCTTTTCCCTCCTCGCGGTCAGCGAAAGAGGCCTTTGATCGTTCCCCAAGTCGGTTGTTCCGAAGCCGTCGGCTCCCCCGGCTCCACCCGAACATAAGCGCGAACTGCGTATGCAAACTGGTCACAGACGAGTTCCCCGTTACAGTAGAGAGAGCCCTCCAGATCGACCGACAGCTCAGCGGTGGCTCCCTCGACAGCAGCAGTATACGTTGCAGATCCAACA from Candidatus Eisenbacteria bacterium includes the following:
- a CDS encoding iron-sulfur cluster assembly accessory protein, whose translation is MDKGSMRMVTFSDAARERILAIMKTQEKTDCGIRVRIAGRHIEGYRHELSWVEPGGEAGDDMSVDAGGFKAYVDPLSAPLLGGTTIDYVEDASGGMSRMLPGEGLSSTTRTRSSGPIRRTAAR
- a CDS encoding IS66 family transposase, encoding MEFAASKFLDHLPLERQARILRREGLAIDSQTLWDQTNLLAHHLAPTVQAIRHTVLESAVVGADETPWRLMGGHPKRWWVWALTNGELAAYAILDSRSKAAASEVLGGYRGIVMADAYGAYNALTRAGPSFRLVHCWAHVRRKFVEIEENYPAESKEMLDLLRELYAVEEIVPSPNGNEEARRLRAELRNTRSKEIVHRIRDWALAQRPLLRSGLGQAIDYMLGLWTGLTAFLKDPNIPLDNNAVERALRGVAVGRKNHYGSRSRRGTEVAALFYSLFKSAKLAGVEPKNYVLRAAHAAITKPGTATLPASLLS
- a CDS encoding NifU family protein, with amino-acid sequence MMELVESAINPALSGHGGHVEILDVKDGNVFVRLGGGCQGCGMANVTLKQGIERMIKEKIPSIRAVIDTTDHAGGKNPYYRPTH